A DNA window from Pseudorasbora parva isolate DD20220531a chromosome 19, ASM2467924v1, whole genome shotgun sequence contains the following coding sequences:
- the casd1 gene encoding N-acetylneuraminate 9-O-acetyltransferase, translating to MKVDATAVSDSNQPALLATAEAEVEAQAGSGHAPLGSAFVSFAAARLSACCHGGAKMAVLAYSLGKREINQYFSIKNAKLLSVAAVFLLTVFHSVSRHYGGGDTCDWLLSSGRFLGDNVWQPYGCMLHKYKSNEAKFCLREKRIAFVGDSRIRQLFYSFIKMMNPEVKEVGNKHENIPFVDGDSTVDFLWYAEVNNSLKEQLMLWTEGSASKPHVIIIGAATWSIKLHNGKSEALFQYKANLTAISDTLEKLAEHSEVYWVLQDPVYEDVLSDSRKMITNDQINLYNEAAVSTLNTSKKKVKFLEASRKAAMETISQSVDGLHLPESTRDIGAMVLMNSVCNNILKPIDGSCCQSAPPLSVLQKLAGCVILVSIFCFLLLGYSRHRKSRPIPDVESGEEKKPSVVGGQLNPKGPLLAICKMSLIMLYFYLCDRADIFMKEQKFYTHSTFFIPLIYIIVLGIFYNENSKEAKLLNREQTDEWKGWMQLVILIYHISGASAFLPVYMHVRVLVAAYLFQTGYGHFSFFWLKGDFGLYRVCQVLFRLNFLVVVLCLVMDRAYQFYYFVPLVTFWFAVIYATMALWPQILQKQANGSAFWNLALLLKLMGLLLFICFFAYSQEIFESVFSVWPLSKLFELQGNIHEWWFRWKLDRFAVINGMLFAFVYLVLQKCQLLSEGKGEPLFSNKISNCLLFISVVSFITYSIWASGCKNKSECNEMHPYISVVQILAFILIRNIPGYARSLYSSFFAWFGKISLELFICQYHIWLAADTKGILVLIPGNPTLNIIISTFIFVCVAHEISQITNDLAQVAIPKESGPLLKRLLGAGVFLVLVLILSQKE from the exons ATGAAAGTTGATGCAACTGCAGTATCGGACTCAAACCAGCCTGCGCTGCTCGCGACAGCAGAAGCTGAGGTAGAGGCACAGGCGGGAAGCGGGCACGCGCCGCTCGGCTCTGCCTTCGTCAGCTTCGCCGCAGCTCGTCTGTCTGCCTGTTGTCATGGAGGAGCCAAGATGGCGGTCCTGGCCTATAGCCTAGGCAAACGGGAAATAAATCAGTATTTCAGCATAAAAAATGCCAAGTTGCTGTCTGTCGCCGCCGTGTTCCTTCTTACTGTGTTTCACTCGGTTTCTCGACATTATGGAG GCGGCGACACATGTGACTGGCTTTTATCCAGTGGACGTTTTTTAGGGGACAATGTATGGCAGCCCTATGGCTGTATGTTACACAAGTACAAAAGCAA TGAAGCAAAGTTTTGCCTCAGAGAGAAGAGAATAGCTTTTGTAGGTGACTCTAGAATACGTCAGCTCTTCTATTCTTTCATCAAAATGATGAATCCTGAGGTGAAAGAAGTTGGGAACAAG CATGAAAACATCCCTTTTGTGGATGGTGATTCTACCGTG GACTTCCTATGGTACGCAGAAGTGAACAATTCCTTAAAGGAGCAGTTGATGTTATGGACAGAG GGTTCTGCTTCCAAACCACATGTCATCATCATCGGTGCTGCTACC TGGTCCATTAAGTTGCACAACGGCAAGAGTGAAGCACTCTTTCAGTACAAAGCAAACCTCACGGCTATATCAGACACACTGGAAAAACTAGCTGAGCACAGTGAAGTCTATTGGGTTCTGCAAG ATCCTGTTTATGAGGATGTGCTAAGTGACAGCCGAAAGATGATCACAAATGACCAGATAAATCTGTACAACGAGGCGGCAGTTAGTACTCTAAATACCAGCAAAAAGAAGGTCAAGTTCTTAGAGGCCTCTCGGAAAGCTGCTATGGAGACCATTTCCCAGTCGGTGGATGGCCTGCACCTTCCTGAGAGCACAAGAGATATT GGTGCCATGGTTCTGATGAACTCCGTGTGCAACAATATCCTGAAGCCTATTGATGGATCTTGCTGTCAGAGCGCTCCTCCCCTAAGCGTCCTTCAGAAGCTAGCTGGTTGTGTCATCCTGGTGTCCATCTTCTGCTTCCTTCTACTGGGCTATAGTAGACATCGTAAGAGCAGGCCCATTCCTGATGTGGAGAGTGGAGAAGAGAAGAAGCCCTCTGTTGTTGGGGGTCAGCTCAACCCAAAGGGACCTTTACTGGCCATCTGTAAAATGAGCCTTATCATGCTGTACTTCTACCTGTGCGACAGGGCGGACATCTTTATGAAGGAACAGAAATTCTACACACATTCTACCTTTTTCATCCCTCTAATCTACATCATTGTTCTGGGCATCTTCTACAATGAGAACAGCAAAGAG GCAAAACTCCTGAACAGGGAGCAAACGGATGAATGGAAGGGCTGGATGCAGCTGGTTATCCTTATATATCACATTTCTGGAGCTAGCGCT TTCTTACCTGTGTACATGCATGTCCGTGTCCTGGTAGCTGCGTATCTCTTCCAAACAGGATATGGACACTTCTCATTCTTCTGGCTAAAGGGAGACTTTGGACTTTACAGAGTGTGTCAG GTTCTCTTCAGGCTTAACTTTCTTGTGGTGGTGCTGTGTCTGGTTATGGACAGGGCTTATCAGTTCTATTATTTTGTGCCTCTTGTCACCTTTTGGTTTGCAGTCATTTATGCCACAATGGCATTGTGGCCACAGATTCTTCAGAAGCAAGCCAATG GTAGTGCATTCTGGAATCTGGCACTCTTGTTAAAACTTATGGGTTTGCTTCTTTTCATCTGCTTCTTTGCATACTCACAA GAAATCTTTGAGAGCGTTTTCTCTGTTTGGCCTCTTTCAAAGCTCTTTGAACTGCAAGGCAACATCCATGAGTGGTGGTTCAGGTGGAAACTAGATCGATTT GCTGTGATCAATGGGATGCTCTTTGCCTTCGTATACCTGGTGCTTCAGAAATGTCAGCTGCTGTCTGAAGGCAAAGGAGAGCCTCTCTTCTCCAACAAGATTTCCAACTGTCTGCTCTTCATCTCTGTGGTTTCTTTTATA ACGTACTCCATTTGGGCCAGTGGGTGTAAAAACAAGTCTGAGTGTAATGAGATGCATCCATACATTTCTGTTGTCCAG ATTCTGGCTTTCATTTTGATCCGGAATATTCCCGGTTACGCTCGCTCTTTGTACAGCTCATTCTTTGCTTGGTTTGGAAAGATCTCCCTAGAG CTCTTCATATGCCAGTATCATATTTGGCTGGCAGCGGACACCAAGGGCATCCTAGTCCTCATTCCAGGAAACCCCACCTTAAACATTATCATCAGCACATTCATCTTTGTCTGTGTGGCTCATGAGATCTCCCAGATCACCAATGACTTGGCCCAGGTGGCCATTCCTAAAGAGAGCGGGCCTCTACTGAAGAGACTTCTGGGGGCAGGAGTCTTTCTAGTGCTGGTACTGATACTGTCCCAAAAGGAGTAA